In one window of Henckelia pumila isolate YLH828 chromosome 1, ASM3356847v2, whole genome shotgun sequence DNA:
- the LOC140875919 gene encoding uncharacterized protein, with the protein MDFPIPKALKKLWELWELRSFLILSLTLQTILILISPLRKRTKRDSIFFTLWSAYLLADWAANFAVGIISNNQGDKKDCGNKKVDYDADLMAFWAPFLLVHLGGPDTISAFSLEDNELWHRHLAGLIFQSSAVVYVFFQSLPDNRLWLPTTFIFIDGLIKYAERTMSLYFASFNNFKDSMLKAPDPGPNYAQLMDEYRSMKEANLPTSIAMVPEPARGTKSVDRVKKGKLKDTEVVLHAYRFFETFKGLIVDLIFSSRERNQSRDFFLERDDEDAFKVIEVELSFIYEALFSKVVVVYTSYGYLFRFISFGLVVTSLGLFYCVDKTNLRDAEDVALSYTLLIGAIVLDVIAFIKLITSDWLTAALKRLPDVDLDDQVDYEDSSKLGSIWQSTVGHFLHSLRRHWSESVSCFNLIFYCLNPRARYKEKIINFFMLTALLDRRKYLRQERFTKDLRKHIFDELQRKAQMADDLYTAKEISAAKGDWILRVESCPNFLPYIVDVDYDQSLLVWHIATELCYNDDDDADAKLTPDEVQHKEFSKLLSDYMLYLLVMQPQMMSKVAGIGQIRFRDTCAEAKNFFSGDHANKRNKENKKRDQKSACAAMLEVNTEVKPVAIKGDRSKSVFFDGCILAKELKEWDTSGEHDKSKWLIMSKVWVEMMSYAAINCRANTHAQQLSKGGELITMVWFLMIHFGLGDQFQINEGHGRAKLIVGK; encoded by the coding sequence ATGGACTTTCCGATACCCAAGGCCTTAAAGAAGCTGTGGGAGCTATGGGAACTTCGGTCCTTCCTCATCTTAAGCCTCACTCTGCAAACTATTCTAATTTTGATCTCCCCTTTGCGGAAGCGAACCAAGAGGGATTCGATATTCTTTACTCTGTGGTCTGCGTACTTGTTGGCTGATTGGGCTGCTAATTTTGCAGTTGGAATAATCTCCAACAACCAGGGCGATAAAAAAGACTGTGGCAACAAAAAGGTGGACTATGATGCCGATCTTATGGCATTTTGGGCGCCGTTCCTGCTGGTGCATCTCGGCGGCCCTGATACAATATCCGCATTTTCTTTGGAGGATAATGAGCTCTGGCACAGGCATTTAGCAGGGCTCATATTCCAATCCAGCGCCGTCGTGTATGTATTCTTTCAGTCTCTGCCCGACAATCGGTTATGGCTTCCGACGACATTCATTTTCATTGATGGCCTCATTAAGTATGCAGAAAGGACGATGTCACTCTATTTTGCCAGCTTCAATAACTTCAAGGACTCCATGCTCAAGGCCCCTGATCCTGGCCCCAACTATGCCCAGCTCATGGATGAGTACCGTTCGATGAAAGAAGCAAATCTACCGACGAGTATTGCAATGGTTCCCGAGCCTGCAAGAGGAACCAAATCTGTGGACAGGGTGAAAAAGGGGAAGTTGAAAGATACAGAAGTGGTGCTTCATGCATATCGCTTCTTCGAGACTTTCAAGGGCCTGATCGTCGACCTCATTTTCAGCTCCCGTGAGCGTAATCAGAGCAGGGATTTTTTCCTCGAGAGGGACGACGAAGATGCTTTTAAAGTGATAGAGGTGGAACTTAGTTTCATATACGAGGCCCTCTTCAGCAAGGTGGTGGTTGTGTACACTTCGTATGGATACTTGTTCCGATTCATTTCCTTTGGTTTAGTTGTTACTTCACTCGGCCTCTTCTATTGTGTGGACAAAACCAACTTGAGAGATGCTGAGGATGTCGCTCTGAGTTATACATTGCTCATCGGAGCCATTGTTTTAGATGTCATAGCTTTCATCAAGCTCATTACCTCGGATTGGCTTACTGCTGCATTAAAAAGGCTCCCAGATGTAGACCTGGACGACCAAGTAGACTACGAAGATAGCTCTAAATTAGGCAGCATTTGGCAAAGTACTGTTGGGCATTTTTTGCATTCTTTGCGACGCCATTGGTCCGAGTCTGTGTCATGTTTCAACTTGATATTTTATTGTCTGAATCCTCGTGCACGCTATAAGGAGAAGATTATCAACTTCTTCATGTTAACGGCCTTGCTAGACCGCCGCAAATATCTGAGACAGGAACGATTTACCAAAGATCTAAGAAAACACATATTCGATGAGCTGCAGAGGAAAGCTCAGATGGCTGATGATTTATACACTGCCAAGGAGATAAGTGCAGCAAAAGGTGATTGGATCCTGCGAGTGGAGAGCTGCCCCAATTTCCTTCCTTATATTGTTGATGTGGATTATGACCAGAGCCTTCTGGTATGGCATATTGCCACTGAACTCTGCTACaacgatgatgatgatgctGATGCTAAATTAACCCCTGATGAAGTTCAGCACAAAGAGTTTTCCAAGTTGCTTTCTGACTACATGTTATATCTCCTGGTTATGCAACCTCAAATGATGTCTAAAGTCGCAGGCATCGGGCAAATCAGATTCCGAGACACATGTGCAGAGGCCAAAAACTTCTTCTCCGGTGACCATGCGAACAAGagaaacaaagaaaacaaaaagaGAGATCAAAAAAGCGCCTGCGCTGCAATGCTTGAAGTTAACACAGAAGTTAAGCCTGTTGCAATAAAGGGAGATAGGAGCAAGTCTGTGTTTTTCGATGGATGCATTCTGGCCAAAGAACTCAAAGAATGGGATACGAGTGGGGAACATGACAAAAGTAAATGGTTGATAATGAGCAAAGTTTGGGTTGAGATGATGTCTTATGCTGCTATAAATTGCAGGGCGAACACACACGCGCAGCAACTGAGCAAAGGCGGAGAGCTTATCACCATGGTTTGGTTTTTGATGATTCATTTCGGTTTGGGAGATCAGTTTCAAATCAATGAGGGCCATGGTAGGGCTAAGCTTATTGTGGGCAAGTAG